The nucleotide window TACTCATTCGATCAGTTTGTGCATAAGGTGGAACAAGTGGCGGCCACGAAACGAGTCAAGGTATCCGATATCCTCCTCCTCGCTCTTGATTTCAGATCCTTTTTAAAAATTTGCTTcagattttgattaattttCGGTCTTTTCGAGTAGATGTCTCtcagagaattgagagaaagagTGGCCAGTGGAGGAGACCTAACAAAGTTGCATGAACCGCCAGTTATTGAAGAAGACATTCCAAATGATGAACACGGTAtgcttgttttttctttgcaaTATGGATACTTGGATAGTTAGATGCCGGCTTTTCAATgcgtttttcttctttttgttgctGCTGAGCCTTTAAACAAAGGGAAAGAACAGCATTGTTTTGTTCCTTGAAGTAAGAATATATTTTCCAGGACATGGATTGTAGTATCAATATCATTGTTATGTCGTGCTATGTGTGTCATGTTCTGCTTTTACTATCGAAATTCAGTTTGCATTTTCAAGTTAGAAGTTCTAGACAGATTCATGTTTCTACTAGGAAAAGGCATCCAGGAACAATAAAATAATCTGCCCCATGTATTCAATAAAGAATTCAGGATGCATTTTCATGGATATCTTTTGAGGATTGTGTGGTTCTGATCCTTGTGCCATGTTTATGAATTAATCAAAAAATTCTGCTTGCTGTAACAGACAAACTGACCTTGTTTAACTCTGTAGTCTCCATTGATCCTTCAAGGTCCTACTTTGGAAATCCTAAATCTTAACTAGCTGATTGGAACTAACTTAAGTGTTATTCTTAATTAAGGATCCTTagaggtctcttgaggttgtaATGTAATCAGGAACATTTACATAGAGAGTATATTTACTATAGTCTTTTAACTAAATGGACTGGCTGCTGCCTGGAGCATGATTGATGCTAAGGTGGAAACATTGCTTAGGAATAAaacttatttcttttttattccacGGTTGATTTCTGATCCAGTTATTTTCCTACAGAAACTTTGAACCCTGAGAGACCATCTGATGACCAGAAAGATCTATCTTCAGGGAACCATGATGATGATTTTATGCAGGAAGATATGCTTAACGAAATTTACAAGAAAGCCACTGAAGTATGTGTTATTTGATTGAACTAGTATTTTCAAGTCTCCTTGAAGTTGTTTTGACTATTTAAGTATTTAGTTATTTACTTGATTTGACCATATATTCTTCTGAAGATGATCAACCCAACTATTTTGAAGTCAGAAATACAATCTAAAGAACATTGAAAGAAAAACTAGAGCAATATTCTAGCCAACTATGTAAACTGAGATAGTATGTGAAACtacttttgcaaattttgaGTTCTCCCGTGCTTTTTATTGTAGGAACCACCATTGCAGTGTGATATGGTCACTGCTAGCATATCTGCACCAGATAGTTTTCAGAAAGATTTAACAACACAGTTGCCAAATACAAATAATGAAGTTGGTGATTCCAGTGAAAATCAGATGACAGATGAACAGAGAGCCAGAATGGAAGCTAGCAGATTGAAGGCACTTGAGAAAGCTGCAGCTAGGCGCCGCCAATTGCAGGTGGCCTGAAGTTCCTTTGTGTTAAATTATTGTTGAGATGTTTTGGATGATAATTGTACACTTATGGTTATACACCATCAGGCATAAtgtaatttcttgttgagcccaTCTATGAGTATgataaaagtttttatttttcaccaGAATATCTCTTAGTATGTGTTTTTTCTGTTGATATTGGGTTAATGCGAGATTGAAATAAGATATTTAAGATTCTGCCAGAATACGAAATTGGAATTTCTTATATCTAGGCCATTACAACTGAATAGTAACTTGGATAAAGAACACATCCCAAAAAAAGACAGACATTGCAATAAAATGAACGGCAACTCATCTAGGCCATTACAACTGAATAGTGACTTGGATAAAGAACACATCCCAAAAAAAGACAGACATTACAATAAAATGAACGACAACTCTAAAATACGATCTCTAAGAGGAAAATAGAAGCTAGATGATATCTTAAATTCTTAATCTTACTGGAGGGCCAAAAGTTTGTCATTGCCAGTTGGAGCTGGCTCTGATGATGAAGGTGCTCTCTGAATGGTTTCTTCTGAAGAAGGCAGTTTCTCAAGTCCTTCTGATGATAAAGCTTGTTTTCTTTTAGGTAGAATATTCTTGACGGGGAAGCAGCTGGAGATAGTCAACTTAGTTGATTTTGATGGTTTGAGGGGTTGGGTTTGGATGGCATCTTCTTCTGTAGAAGAAGGCAGTTTCTCCTCCTCTGAAGAAGCATGCAGTTTCTCCTCGAGTCCTTCTGATGGTAAagcttgttttcttttgggtacACGAATATTCTTTAGGGGTAAGCAGTTGCGGAGAGTCATCTTAGTTGAGTTTGATGGGTCTTCTTCTGAAGTAGAGGAAGGTGGTTTCTGCTCCTCTGTTTTAGAAGAAGGCGGTTTCTGCTGCTCCTGCTCCTCTGttgtagaagaagaaggtggtTTCTGTTGCTCCTGTTCCTGCTCCTCTGAAGAAGAAGGCGGCTTCtgctgctcctcctcctctgaagaAGGTGGCTTCTGCTGCTCCTCCTCTGAAGAAGGCAGTTTCtgctcctccttctcctctGTTGTAGAAGAAGAAAGCGGCTTCtgctccttctcctcctcctctgaagaAGGGAGTTTCTCCTCGAGTTCTTTTGATGGtaaagtttgttttcttttcagtACAAAAACATTCTTGAGCTTAAAACTGCTGAGGATAGTCATCTTGGTTGCGCTTGATGGCATTGCAGGTTGGATTTGAgttgcttcttcttcagaagaaggCAGTTTCCCCTCTAGTGCTTGCCCTTTTGGTGaagcttgttttctttttagtacAAGAATATTCCTCAGAGGTAAGCAGCTGGGGTCAGTGGACTTTGTTGAGTTTAATGAGGTGGGTGATTGGATTTGGAtgatctcttcttcttttttatcttctgtCTTCGCTGGAGACGATGTCAGTTTGTCTTCCACTCCTAAAGATGCTGAGGCTGAGGcttgttttctctttctcttcggCACCTTAATCTTCAGGTGCTTTGGTAAGGCCTTGCTGAGTTCAGAGCCCAGAAGACGTAACCTGTAGAGGACAGTTGAGTTGGGAATCTGGTGGTCTACCACGGTGGTTGATGGTGGGTTGAGGGTTATGGTGGTCGCCATTGTAGACTGGCCGGACACAGCAGGATTTGATATGGGAGCTAGTATGGGAACCTCCTACTTGTATATCGTATTTATAGGATTCTATTCCAAGCTGAGCTAGGGTTCCCTCTTCATTCTGGATTCCCCTTCCATTCCGGATTCTATATTTACTTGGCCCCCAAGAAACCATGTTTGGTCAGACTAAATATACTCAAAGATATAGTCCAAGGTGTGTTTTAGGTAAGAAGCTGCAGGTCTTAACACTTTGAGGATACTGCACTTTCCCTCCTTCCGTAAGCAATCTTTCGTCTAGATACTCCAGAGTACAAGTTTCCCGATTCTCGATCTGTTTCTAGATTGCTAACCaaatcaaaaatttcaaacaacaGACATATATTTTGAGATCCTTTCTCAGGCTCGGTTACGAATTACCACTAGCCCTTTTGCTTTGCTTTGGACCTCTTAATACAACTGTTCTGTAGTCTCGTCACCAGCTGGCAGTTTTCTTCATAGATATTTACCGGTGGTTGTGGTCCTCGAAGAATACACAAACCAACTCTGTATTTTGCAACTCTTATCAAAATAGAGTCCAAGAATAATCCTACAACATTGTACCAAAATATGAAATTGGACTTCACAGTACGAGAAGATCTCTAATTTCTGAATCAAAATCGAACAGTCTCCTTAGAAACACAATCTCCATTACAGTGGCCACATGGTGTTCATAGTCCTACAAAAGCTGAGAAAAGCTTTAATTGAGGCTTTCCTTAAACATTGTACAGTgtccaattttatttattatgcAATAAGCTAGCTTCGTTCTAAATTCTGTTCATTGTGTTGTATACGGATTCCAATTTTACAGATGCACCATGCCAATTTTATTCCTCTGTTTGAACAGGGTACATTACGTTTGAACTCCTTCAATGAAATTTCTGATTACATTACATCgtaaacaaatccaaaacaaaaatgGTAACTTCTCTATGAAAACAGTAATGTACAGATTCCGACAATAGGTCTTCATAATGCTATCAAACTGTGCATCTTCAAAACACCGGCCATTACAATCATCAACCGGAGACTTCATAGCTCTACAAAACCAGAGAAAATGTAGGTTGAGTTTTTCACCCGTCCTTATACTCTTGGAGTCTTGGCTAACATTGAATTAATTTAGATTAATGTAATCGAAAGGCAAAATAGAAACATACCAAAACACTTTGTAAAAGCTGTTTAGCTGTATCATTATCCTCAAAGTGGTTTCTTACGGGCTGCAGTACGAAAAACAAAGTTAGCTAGCAGTAAATAATATAACTGACAGTGGGGTCCCAGAAGACAGGTCTAATGTACTGGCAAAGTATCCTTTGAACCTACAGATGACGTTCGCAATCTTTAACCTTCATAAGTTATAGCCATGAAATAGAGATTAACcataacaaaaatcaaaagATATGGCATGTGTGTTACCTGCAATATTTTGTTAATGGCTTTGGATAAGGCCACTTTAAGGTCATCTGGTTGTAGAATACCACATTGATAATGAACAATCAAATCTTCAAAGCttttgaaggtcctgagttgtGAGGCAAAAACAGAACAGTTACTTAAATATGTTCCAGGAAGAAAGTTCACGGGGTGAATAAGTAAAATCacttctatgaaaaatatagagTCATTTAAACCTACATAACTCCACCATCCTGTTCAATTTGCTCCACAGCCAATCCATTAAACCAAGGGAAAATGAGGTACTTAATGTACTCCAAACATGGATTCCCTTCAACAACCTTTTCAGGGCAGAAAGCTTCCTTTATCTTCCGATTTACTTCAGCCTAAGAGAGATTCAGTCATGTCAAAGATCAAATTCATACAAGAAAAGCTTAACACCTTTAGTAGCAATGTACCTCATTATCGTTCATGAATATGGCAGAATCGGGAATCTTCTTTGACATTTTCCCCTGCCCTTCCTTCAAACCGGGTAATATATCTGCAaatcatcaataaaaaaaaaatgtaagacAGAACATTTAGCACTACAATTTAGTAGATTAGGGTGTTAATTACGGTGTGACAAGACAATAGGCTTGTTCTTCCTCTGGATTTCATCACAGTACTCTCTTGCAAGAATGTTCACTTCCCGCTTATCCATTCCAAACTGGCAGATGTCAGCCTATTTGAATTAAAGCATTTCCCATGAGTCACCAGTTCATTACATTTTTCTTGAATCtcatataaataaaataaaaaactacccTTCCATACATTACTCATCATATTCAAAAGTAATCAGTAGAGCAAGGACCTGTAGGAAAAATATATCTGCACATTGCATGGCTAAGGTAGAAATTTGGGACGCATTTAAATAGACTACTTCATCAGTTCGATCCATTAGTTTCCAGCACCTAGATaggaaaatacaaaaatttgAGTACAACTTCACCAGATTAGAATCTTAGGCAGTAGTTAGGCACAATATGAACATCATAGGTACCTCTTTAACCTTGCAAGACTATTTTTGTCAGTTATATCTGACACAAGATCCAAATACTCATTTACTCTCGAGCCAACCTCCTTTGAAGACCATAAAATCTCTACTTCGCCATCTTTGAGATTCATCCCCATTGCCTTCCATACCTCAATCATATATAGTCCGACAGTCTCTATCTTCTCCATGTCACCCCCCAACTTCTTGTTCATGCGTGCTAACTGATCTGCAATCAAGATTTTAACTCTGCAGCCGGCGTTAGTCAGCTTGTTCACATTCATCATCTCCATAATTCCCTGCACAGCACATCAGGCATTAACTaaataaatacaaaaaaaaaaaagttgaaaactaCGAGAATAACAAAAGTTGAAAACTACCTCAGCAATGTGCATTAGGCCGGAGGGTTGAAAGCGCTTGAAGCAGATAGGTTCAGGCTTATTAGCTATCAAAGTCTTGAGCTCTTTTTCTTCACTGCAATCCTCTCCCACACTTCTCACCATCCGGTACGTGTTATGTATATTCATTCTTCACCAGAAATCATCACACTCACTTAGCATGAAAGTGTGAACAATTCAAAATCTTTACAAAGAAACCAAAATAAGTAAACCGAAGAGGAGGGGGGATCTCACAGGATAGTATTATTGAGTTTGCGATGAATGAAGTGTTGTCGTGCAAGATTCCACAAGTATCTTTGGCCCTTTGAGCCTTCCTTGAGTACTTTGTTGCCTGCTTTTAATATCAAATCTTCTGCCACATTAGGCCGCTTTGAtaacacttcttcttcttcttttctagttACATTACTCGTGCTTGGCTTAGATAATAGCTCTGTTTTTAAGCTTTCCTGAAAATGTCCCAAACTTTGGAGAGGGAGAGATAAACAGGTGGGGATTGTGGACTTGGTTGAGGTGAAGGGTTGGACCACATGGCCCGAATCAGACTCGAGAGCGGTTGCAAGCGATCCATTGTCAACAGTTTGATCCGGCTCTGGTGCTTTGAGTCCGAACCTGAAACATTGGAGAGGTAAGCAGCTGGTGACAGTGAACTTGGTTGCAGCTGAATTTGATGATATTGCTGAGGCTTTTATTCTTCTCGGCACAATAATTTTCAGGGGCTTAAGCTTCGGCAAAGCTGTTTTAAGTCCATAACCAAGTAGATGTAACCGGCTGAGGATAGTAGTACTTGAGTTTGATGTTGATGAGGTCTTGACATTGACATTGTTGTTGTCTACTATTGCTAGGTTTGCCATTGGAAAGCAGGCTCAGTGATCTAAAGCTAAGCTATAATTCTTGGCGCCTAAGAAATTCAAGTAGATCGATACTATAGGATCTTAGGTCTCCCGGCCTGGATCTCcagcaaagaaaaaacaaatctTGCTTAgcttaaaccctaaaccctacctAAACCCTATTTCTATATAGACTTGTAACTGCAGAATTACACAATAATTACTGATTTTGGATTTATCCCAATTATCACCACTTAATGTGAAATTTCCTAAAAGGTAAGAGCAATATTACATGTTTCCGAATAATTAATTATAACCATATATAATGACCATAATTTCTTTCCTGTGCCAAAAGAAAACTTTTGCTTAATCTCAGCTTTTCTTAAAGTTTGTGTTGCAGTTTTACTTTGGAGAACATTGATCTCGTGCAACTGACGTTGGACCTATTGAATAGTATCCAAGAATATTCCATGcctagagaaattttttttgacaaagcgaagaaaattacaaaacaaaccCTCTAACACATCCAAGATCTAACTAAACTATTAttgcaaagaaaaataaaaaaaacatgagCAATGATGCAGTAGTTTTTGATGACCAGTACTTAGTGTTGTGCAAGCTGCAGTAATTTGTTCCATGCGTTTGCAAAAAGCTTCTTATTGCAGAGGCAAACAATAAGGATCtctcgattcttcttcttctgatgtgTTGGGGGCTTCTGCAAATTCGATGGACATCATTTTCATCTGATTTTTTACCACGTGCAGTTTTTCGGATCTTTGATCATCACCATATGGAGGGAGTACATATCTACATGTGTAGAATATCTAATAAATAGGATAACATATCTTAAGGTAAGTTAAAAGCTCTTTCGTTTCAAGTAATTGGACTTGAACTGCAATAGCCAATAGATAAGTAGTTGTGGCTTTCGCCTTTTCCCAATTGCATGTGATTTTGACTTGAAGCCTTTAAACATGAGGGGTGTTTCATccaatttcaatatatataaattttcatgATATCCtcaaaaattgtcattttacgcTTATAAACAATTTAATATTGTGGCGTCACTTTGATAACATGCATGTTAAAATTTATCACTCACACAATTACTAATGAAAAATACTCATAATTAAGATTTAATTAGATATgactaaattatttatttactccATCAATAAACCAATATTATATGTTGATCCTAAACTGAAGCTGGTTACTAGAGAGTTGTCTAGAATCAGATCATCTCGACTCCTAGATCTCCGGCAACATAGTCGGGGGTGAATCGTCAGACGGAACACGACCACCGGCAACCACCATGATCCACTCAACGACAGCTGGAAGGAGTAGTTGGCTGCACCAAGACACACTGGCATAACGTGAGCTCCTCAACTGCACGGTCCACTTTTTCGCCACGTGTCCGATCTTATTAAATCTGGTTCCAGTGAAGCTGTCATCAGGTAGCCCAATACCTTCAAGCCTTCAACCTCCCtgcatttaatttaatttctcagTGCTTCTTGTTCCCCTTCTTCAATTGCTTCACCCATTTCAGACCTCTTTGCATTATTATTGGATCAGACTATGCATGCTTGCAGAGTTGCATGCACTATTCATCTTTAAATTAATACATtttaattctcaaaaaaaaaaaaaaatttaatacatTTTAAGTAGCTCTCCTCAGTTTTTGACTGTTTACATATTCGATCATTTTCATCCAAAGAAATTTTAAGGCAGGTGTCATTCTTCTAGATTAAAGTGTGTGTATTTGTCCTGAGAAATTCAGATTTTTCTTCAAGTTTGAGCATCTGGGTTTGGTGTCACTGTTTGATTCATCATTCATGGATTCAGAGCCCTGATGATGAATACGAAGCATGGTACTTAGGGGGGAGTGAGTCAAAGTGTTTGGAGTATTTGGATCCCATTGTTTCAAAAGTTTGAGCTTTTGAGCAGCCCGAGAGAGATAGGAAactaaaacaaagagaaaaatagaaaggggttatttttatttctatttctatTGGTTCAATAATGCCTGCAGGCTTAGTAGCAATATAGAAATCATGGAGAGGAGAAAAGAAACTTTATTTCTCTCGTCTGCAACTTCTGAGGTTCGTTCACGTGAAGCAAATGTCCGTGAATGAGTTAGAAACGAGTCCTCCGAGAAATTTACCCCCCTTTGTTTTGGTGTCTCCATTTGAAGCTCTAGCTCTCACCGATGCAGCTCTCACACCTTAAATGCTGCTCACTCACTCCTTCAACAGTTCAACTACTTGAAAAACCATTATGAGCTACTTTGTCCAATCATTTTTGGCTTGAAAAAGCGGTCAAATGATGAAGAACAGTGATGCGTGGAGTCAAAGATTAgagcttgttctgaaaatgACTCCAAATTGGGAAATGGTAGATCTCGAGGATTTGGGTTTAGAGAGTGATTGGGGGGGGTCAAGTAGCACAAAAGGTAGTGTCAAGTAGAGGAGAAAGATttgacctttttgtttcctAGTTTAAAGATTCCATTTATGTTCTCAAATTTGAGTTGGGTTTTCCTTTATGATCCCGCTCTTTATGAAACAAAATCAGCAACCCTACCTCAAACATTGAATCTATTCAAGTTCTTGCTCTGAAATTACGCAACCCAAATCCAATCCCACAGATTCTCAAATGGAGCAGCAATACTACTACTCAAGGTACTCATTGTTCTTATTCTTCTCTGTGATTTTACTTCCCCCCTTGGTTCAAGCCGGCGACGCCGAAGCTCTTTTAAGCCTGAAATCGACACTGGATCCGACGAACTCTCTGCCGTGGCGGCAGGGAAGCAATGTGTGTGAGTGGGAAGGTGTTAAAGACTGTATGAAAGGAAGAGTCACGAAGTTGGTGTTGGAGTACTTAAATTTGACCGGCACTCTCGACCAGAAAATCCTGAACCAGCTGGATCAGCTCCGAGTTCTGAGCTTCAAGGGCAACTCAATTTCCGGCCAAATCCCCGACCTCTCCGGCCTCGTCAATCTCAAGTCCCTCTTCTTGAACGACAACAATTTCTCCGGCGTTTTCCCCGCGTCCGTTTCGTCCCTCCACCGCTTGAAAGTCCTCGTCCTTGCCGGCAACCACATCTCCGGCGACATTCCGGCGTCGCTGCTCAATCTCCGCCGGCTATATGTTCTGTATTTACAAGACAATCAGTTCAGCGGCACCATTCCGCCGCTCAATCAAACCTCCCTCCGGTTTTTCAATGTCTCTAACAACCAACTCTCCGGCGAAATCCCGATCACGGCGGCGCTCATTCAGTTCAACGCCTCGTCGTTTTTCGGAAACATCAATGTCTGCGGTCTGCAGATTCACAACAAATGCCAGAACGGCATTGCTTTCCCGCCGCTACTCGGGCCGAGTTCTTATGATGGTAAACCTACAAAGTCGAAATCCAATCGTTCCAAGCTCATAAAAATCATAGCAGCAAGTGTAGGAGGTTTTGTGCTGCTTGTTATAAGTTTGCTTCTATTGTTCCTATTGAGCCGGAAACACAGCCGTCGCAAAGATGCCGAGATCAGAAACAAAGGGGCTGTTCACGGCGTTGAGGGGACGGAGACcggaggaggtggaggtggggAGGGTCCTTCAGGCGGTGGTAGGGGAGGTAATAACGGTGGAAAGCAAGGGGCGTTTTCGTGGGAGGGTGATGGACTGGGGAGCCTGGTGTTCTGCGGTCCAGGGGATCAGCAAATGAGTTACAGTCTGGAGGATTTACTGAAGGCTTCGGCTGAGACAATGGGGCGGGGTAGTATGGGAAGTACGTATAAAGCTGTGATGGAGTCTGG belongs to Rosa chinensis cultivar Old Blush chromosome 4, RchiOBHm-V2, whole genome shotgun sequence and includes:
- the LOC112200618 gene encoding TIMELESS-interacting protein; translated protein: MEKPAATGCYKCGRPGHWSRDCPSSAPNSNPDSNPNPNPRPANPNSSSYAFKNSTGTGAGSSKGKKVSAPKTRPKLTPELLLSDDGLGYILRHFPKSFKYRGRGHEVRDLGNLIGLYTEWHSRLLPYYSFDQFVHKVEQVAATKRVKMSLRELRERVASGGDLTKLHEPPVIEEDIPNDEHETLNPERPSDDQKDLSSGNHDDDFMQEDMLNEIYKKATEEPPLQCDMVTASISAPDSFQKDLTTQLPNTNNEVGDSSENQMTDEQRARMEASRLKALEKAAARRRQLQVA
- the LOC112199803 gene encoding FK506-binding protein 5-like; translation: MATTITLNPPSTTVVDHQIPNSTVLYRLRLLGSELSKALPKHLKIKVPKRKRKQASASASLGVEDKLTSSPAKTEDKKEEEIIQIQSPTSLNSTKSTDPSCLPLRNILVLKRKQASPKGQALEGKLPSSEEEATQIQPAMPSSATKMTILSSFKLKNVFVLKRKQTLPSKELEEKLPSSEEEEKEQKPLSSSTTEEKEEQKLPSSEEEQQKPPSSEEEEQQKPPSSSEEQEQEQQKPPSSSTTEEQEQQKPPSSKTEEQKPPSSTSEEDPSNSTKMTLRNCLPLKNIRVPKRKQALPSEGLEEKLHASSEEEKLPSSTEEDAIQTQPLKPSKSTKLTISSCFPVKNILPKRKQALSSEGLEKLPSSEETIQRAPSSSEPAPTGNDKLLALQ
- the LOC112199804 gene encoding tyrosine--tRNA ligase 1, cytoplasmic, producing the protein MANLAIVDNNNVNVKTSSTSNSSTTILSRLHLLGYGLKTALPKLKPLKIIVPRRIKASAISSNSAATKFTVTSCLPLQCFRFGLKAPEPDQTVDNGSLATALESDSGHVVQPFTSTKSTIPTCLSLPLQSLGHFQESLKTELLSKPSTSNVTRKEEEEVLSKRPNVAEDLILKAGNKVLKEGSKGQRYLWNLARQHFIHRKLNNTILMNIHNTYRMVRSVGEDCSEEKELKTLIANKPEPICFKRFQPSGLMHIAEGIMEMMNVNKLTNAGCRVKILIADQLARMNKKLGGDMEKIETVGLYMIEVWKAMGMNLKDGEVEILWSSKEVGSRVNEYLDLVSDITDKNSLARLKRCWKLMDRTDEVVYLNASQISTLAMQCADIFFLQADICQFGMDKREVNILAREYCDEIQRKNKPIVLSHHILPGLKEGQGKMSKKIPDSAIFMNDNEAEVNRKIKEAFCPEKVVEGNPCLEYIKYLIFPWFNGLAVEQIEQDGGVMTFKSFEDLIVHYQCGILQPDDLKVALSKAINKILQPVRNHFEDNDTAKQLLQSVLSYEVSG
- the LOC112198454 gene encoding inactive leucine-rich repeat receptor-like serine/threonine-protein kinase At1g60630, coding for MEQQYYYSRYSLFLFFSVILLPPLVQAGDAEALLSLKSTLDPTNSLPWRQGSNVCEWEGVKDCMKGRVTKLVLEYLNLTGTLDQKILNQLDQLRVLSFKGNSISGQIPDLSGLVNLKSLFLNDNNFSGVFPASVSSLHRLKVLVLAGNHISGDIPASLLNLRRLYVLYLQDNQFSGTIPPLNQTSLRFFNVSNNQLSGEIPITAALIQFNASSFFGNINVCGLQIHNKCQNGIAFPPLLGPSSYDGKPTKSKSNRSKLIKIIAASVGGFVLLVISLLLLFLLSRKHSRRKDAEIRNKGAVHGVEGTETGGGGGGEGPSGGGRGGNNGGKQGAFSWEGDGLGSLVFCGPGDQQMSYSLEDLLKASAETMGRGSMGSTYKAVMESGFIVTVKRLKDARYPRLDEFRRHMDLLGKLRHPHLVPLRAYFQAKEERLLVYDYFPNGSLFSLIHGSRTSGGGKPLHWTSCLKIAEDLASGVLYIHQNPGLTHGNLKSSNVLLGSDFESCLTDYGLTLFRDPDSHEEPSATTLFYRAPECRDVRKPSTQQADVYSFGVLLLELLTGKTPFQDLVQEHGSDIPSWVRSVREEETESGDEPVSSGNEASEEKLQALLNIAMACVSITPENRPTMREVLRMIRDSRAEAIVSSNNSSDHSPGRWSDTVQSLPREGHLSI